Proteins from a single region of Chryseobacterium sp. T16E-39:
- a CDS encoding RtcB family protein — protein sequence MGNLKLKGKDILKLGYPNNQSVNIALEVMKRNFATKNIHHVKGILKEIMLHPENFEKDLTFGQIAEALLSSKKTEKRMLNTQRASFQIFGNNISEEAMNQLYTALKLPIAVQGALMPDAHSGYGLPIGGVLAVENAVIPYGVGMDIGCRMSLSILDTPISYLDGAKDKYEKALAEHTKFGMYETHKSHVEHEIFDRDTFDLIPILRRLKGKAIKQMGSSGGGNHFVEFGEVEITEEDQQIGLPKGKYLGILSHSGSRGLGAEIAQYYSRVATEQCPLPREAQNFAWLDLNTHMGLEYWTAMNLAGDYASACHDDIHRRLVKAVGGRVKARIENHHNFAWKEIHNGKEVIVHRKGATPANENELGMIPGSMTAKGFIVKGKGNPDSLNSASHGAGRAHSRGECRNLFTQNDIKKELKLKNVVLMGGNAEEAPMAYKDIHEVMNAQSELVDILGTFQPRIVRMDR from the coding sequence ATGGGAAATTTAAAACTTAAAGGAAAAGATATATTGAAATTAGGCTATCCAAATAATCAAAGTGTCAATATTGCACTGGAAGTTATGAAAAGGAACTTTGCAACTAAGAATATTCATCATGTAAAAGGGATCTTAAAGGAAATTATGCTCCATCCGGAAAATTTTGAAAAAGATTTGACTTTTGGGCAAATTGCAGAAGCTCTGCTTTCATCAAAGAAAACCGAAAAAAGAATGCTGAATACCCAGCGTGCTTCATTCCAGATATTCGGAAATAATATTTCTGAAGAGGCAATGAATCAACTTTATACTGCTTTGAAATTGCCAATAGCTGTTCAGGGAGCTTTAATGCCGGATGCACATAGCGGTTACGGCCTTCCGATTGGAGGGGTTCTTGCGGTTGAAAATGCAGTGATCCCTTATGGAGTAGGCATGGATATCGGTTGTAGAATGAGCCTTAGCATTTTGGATACGCCTATTTCATATCTCGACGGTGCTAAAGATAAATACGAAAAAGCACTGGCTGAACATACCAAATTCGGGATGTATGAAACCCATAAATCTCATGTTGAGCATGAGATCTTTGACCGGGACACCTTTGATTTGATTCCAATTTTAAGAAGATTAAAGGGGAAAGCGATCAAACAAATGGGTTCCTCAGGTGGAGGAAATCATTTTGTAGAATTTGGAGAGGTTGAAATAACGGAAGAAGATCAGCAGATCGGACTTCCAAAAGGAAAATACCTTGGTATTCTTTCACACAGCGGTTCGCGTGGATTGGGGGCTGAAATAGCACAATATTATTCCAGAGTCGCAACAGAACAGTGTCCATTACCTAGAGAAGCTCAGAATTTTGCATGGCTGGATCTGAACACCCATATGGGGCTGGAGTATTGGACGGCGATGAATCTTGCCGGAGATTATGCTTCTGCTTGTCACGATGATATCCACAGAAGACTGGTAAAAGCAGTTGGAGGGAGAGTAAAAGCGAGGATTGAAAACCATCATAATTTTGCGTGGAAAGAAATCCACAATGGAAAAGAAGTGATCGTTCACAGAAAGGGAGCTACGCCAGCCAATGAAAATGAATTGGGGATGATTCCCGGGTCCATGACTGCAAAAGGATTTATTGTTAAAGGAAAAGGAAATCCAGATTCACTGAATTCAGCGTCACATGGGGCAGGAAGAGCTCACTCCAGGGGAGAGTGCCGGAATCTGTTCACACAAAATGATATCAAAAAAGAGCTTAAACTCAAGAATGTAGTATTAATGGGTGGGAATGCAGAAGAAGCACCCATGGCTTATAAGGATATCCATGAAGTGATGAATGCACAAAGTGAACTTGTGGATATTCTGGGAACTTTTCAACCGCGAATTGTGAGAATGGATAGATAA